A single Dunckerocampus dactyliophorus isolate RoL2022-P2 chromosome 2, RoL_Ddac_1.1, whole genome shotgun sequence DNA region contains:
- the LOC129177216 gene encoding chemokine XC receptor 1-like: MAATKEFTTVTETTWTDDNYDDEYDDDFYQDEMCNKTGLMRFGKISSPLFLSMVVVLSLLGNILVMVILLKYENVKSLTNAFILNLAVSDLLFTAGLPFWAYYHMFGWTLGESVCKLVRFVFNVGFYSSGLFLIVMTAQRYVAVLNPLSGLVSAAGAYSVLASVLIWILSILVATPAFIFSKVIQQDGLGHCGYEDSYVSLWGIYQQNLLFILISGVFIFCYSQILCRLLRPSSQRRKNKTLKLIFMLLLVFFVGWAPYNITLFLKSLHFWPQTPVDSATLAERCPGLNVLDYAFQVSRLLAFSHCCLNPIFYVFVGSKFKSHLKRVMWSRRYGNVCRSRLTITSLSSGEELVV, encoded by the coding sequence ATGGCTGCAACAAAAGAGTTTACCACCGTCACAGAAACTACCTGGACAGACGATAATTATGATGATGAATATGATGATGATTTCTACCAAGATGAAATGTGCAATAAGACAGGCCTCATGCGCTTTGGAAAGATCTCCAGTCCTCTCTTCCTCTCCATGGTGGTGGTCCTCAGTCTGCTGGGCAACATCCTGGTCATGGTGATTCTGCTCAAGTATGAGAACGTCAAATCCCTCACCAACGCCTTCATCTTAAACCTGGCAGTGTCGGACCTTCTCTTCACCGCAGGGTTGCCCTTCTGGGCCTACTACCACATGTTCGGCTGGACATTAGGGGAGAGCGTGTGCAAATTGGTGAGATTTGTGTTCAACGTGGGCTTCTACAGCAGCGGCTTGTTCCTCATTGTTATGACGGCCCAACGTTACGTGGCCGTACTCAACCCTCTCTCCGGCCTGGTGTCTGCTGCAGGCGCCTACAGTGTACTAGCTTCTGTGCTCATTTGGATCCTCAGCATCCTGGTGGCCACCCCGGCGTTCATCTTCTCCAAGGTCATACAACAAGATGGACTGGGCCACTGTGGATATGAGGATTCCTACGTCAGCCTGTGGGGAATCTACCAGCAAAACCTTCTTTTTATCCTCATCTCTGGCGTGTTCATCTTTTGCTATTCTCAGATCCTGTGCCGACTGCTGCGTCCTTCCTCCCAAAGACGCAAGAACAAAACCTTAAAACTCATTTTCATGCTCTTGCTAGTCTTCTTTGTAGGATGGGCTCCTTACAACATCACACTCTTTCTAAAATCTTTACACTTCTGGCCACAAACGCCCGTTGACTCCGCGACTCTTGCAGAAAGGTGTCCAGGACTCAATGTGCTGGATTATGCCTTTCAAGTCAGCAGGCTTTTGGCCTTTTCACACTGCTGCCTCAACCCCATCTTCTATGTTTTTGTCGGCTCCAAATTCAAAAGTCACCTAAAGAGGGTGATGTGGAGCCGGCGCTATGGCAACGTATGTAGGAGCCGGCTCACGATCACATCGCTGTCGAGCGGGGAGGAGCTTGTTGTGTAG